In the Candidatus Electrothrix rattekaaiensis genome, one interval contains:
- a CDS encoding KpsF/GutQ family sugar-phosphate isomerase, with protein sequence MTLEQAQEVLTAEAEGITAVRDALGEEFVQAVDLIMACPSRLVISGIGKSGLVGQKISATLNSTGTPSFFLHPVEAMHGDLGMVSSTDIVLAISYSGETFELNLLLESLKNRAVQIIAMTGNSNSTLAHAAAITLNVSVPREACPLGLAPTTSTTATLALGDALAVALLRRKRFREEDFRRNHPGGSLGERLKVAVREVMLTGDKVPLIRQEETLELAVAELNKKNIGAVLVVEGSSKLCGIITDGDLRRHLLEGKRLGGESCGAGESRKQLAEIMTPHPITISGEVMAADALSLMQGKEITVLAVVGKNNEVVGILHLHDLLGKGEFRFLI encoded by the coding sequence ATGACGTTGGAGCAGGCGCAGGAAGTACTGACAGCGGAGGCTGAGGGAATTACCGCTGTCCGTGATGCACTGGGCGAGGAGTTTGTTCAGGCTGTGGATTTGATTATGGCTTGCCCGAGTCGGCTGGTGATCAGTGGGATCGGTAAGTCCGGGCTGGTGGGGCAGAAGATTTCCGCCACCCTCAATTCAACCGGCACCCCGTCATTTTTTCTCCATCCGGTGGAGGCCATGCATGGGGATTTGGGCATGGTCAGTTCTACTGATATTGTTTTGGCAATCTCGTACTCCGGTGAAACATTTGAGCTGAATTTGTTGCTGGAAAGCCTGAAAAATCGTGCGGTGCAAATCATCGCCATGACCGGGAACAGCAATTCCACTCTTGCCCATGCTGCTGCGATCACCTTAAACGTTTCGGTGCCCCGGGAGGCCTGTCCGCTTGGCCTAGCCCCGACCACCTCAACAACCGCTACCTTGGCCTTAGGGGATGCCTTGGCTGTTGCTCTTCTTAGGCGTAAGCGGTTTCGGGAAGAAGATTTCCGCAGAAATCATCCCGGTGGGAGCTTGGGAGAGCGATTAAAAGTCGCTGTACGGGAGGTCATGCTGACCGGTGATAAGGTTCCTTTGATCAGGCAAGAAGAGACGTTGGAACTGGCTGTGGCCGAGCTGAACAAAAAGAATATAGGGGCGGTGCTGGTGGTTGAGGGCTCCAGTAAACTCTGCGGAATTATTACCGACGGTGATCTCAGACGTCATCTGCTTGAGGGGAAACGCCTAGGCGGAGAATCTTGTGGAGCTGGCGAGAGCAGGAAACAACTAGCCGAGATAATGACCCCGCATCCCATTACCATTTCCGGTGAGGTCATGGCCGCTGACGCCCTTAGCCTCATGCAGGGTAAGGAAATTACAGTCCTCGCAGTGGTTGGCAAGAACAATGAGGTGGTGGGAATTCTCCATCTTCACGACCTGTTGGGCAAAGGTGAGTTCCGTTTTCTGATTTGA
- a CDS encoding YhdH/YhfP family quinone oxidoreductase, with translation MEQKKFKAFVAREDEKQHIHRMVEERTVAELPPGDILIRVCFSSLNYKDALSANGNRGVTKAYPHTPGIDAAGVVAASVTGQFKVGDEVICMGYDLGMNTSGGFAEYISVPSDWVLSKPAGLSLYEAMQIGTAGFTAAQCVERLISLGVRPDQGPVLVTGATGGVGSTAVALLSKLGFQVTAVTGKESEHAFLKELGAVEILSRKQAAGRSGAAMLRERWAGAVDTVGGEILAGTIKATRYGGVVACCGNAASGDLPLTVYPFILRGVCLIGIDSAGCPMVRREEIWQDLADGWRLRMLDRLTTRISLEQLDQYIEAMLAGKTTGRIVLDLGGTAE, from the coding sequence ATGGAACAGAAAAAATTTAAGGCTTTCGTGGCTCGTGAAGATGAAAAACAACACATCCATCGGATGGTGGAGGAGCGCACGGTTGCTGAGCTTCCGCCCGGTGACATCCTGATTCGAGTTTGTTTTTCATCCCTGAATTACAAGGATGCCCTGTCAGCAAACGGTAATCGAGGGGTAACAAAGGCCTACCCGCATACGCCGGGTATTGATGCCGCAGGGGTGGTGGCTGCCTCGGTAACGGGCCAGTTCAAGGTTGGTGATGAGGTCATTTGTATGGGTTATGATCTCGGTATGAATACCTCGGGTGGATTTGCAGAATATATTTCTGTACCCAGTGACTGGGTGTTGTCCAAACCCGCTGGTCTGTCTTTGTATGAGGCAATGCAGATCGGCACAGCCGGTTTTACTGCGGCCCAATGTGTAGAGCGTTTAATTTCATTAGGTGTGCGTCCAGATCAGGGGCCTGTCTTGGTGACCGGTGCCACCGGTGGTGTCGGTTCCACAGCTGTTGCCCTGCTGAGCAAGCTTGGTTTTCAGGTCACAGCAGTAACTGGCAAGGAGAGCGAACATGCCTTTTTAAAGGAATTGGGTGCGGTGGAAATCCTTTCGAGAAAGCAGGCTGCTGGCCGTTCCGGTGCGGCTATGTTGCGAGAACGGTGGGCTGGTGCGGTTGATACGGTCGGTGGTGAGATCCTGGCTGGTACTATTAAAGCAACCCGATATGGAGGCGTTGTGGCTTGTTGCGGCAATGCAGCCTCCGGCGACCTGCCCCTGACGGTGTATCCTTTTATCCTGCGGGGAGTCTGCCTGATCGGCATTGATTCTGCTGGTTGCCCTATGGTGCGCCGGGAAGAGATTTGGCAGGACCTTGCTGACGGTTGGCGTCTGCGCATGCTGGACCGACTGACCACCCGTATTTCTCTTGAGCAGCTTGATCAATATATTGAGGCCATGCTTGCTGGCAAGACAACAGGCCGGATCGTGCTTGATCTCGGAGGGACAGCAGAATGA
- a CDS encoding biotin--[acetyl-CoA-carboxylase] ligase, with protein MLEHLYHYFPTIDSTNTLAVNMAEQGAEHGTVVHADRQTGGKGRGGREFESPAGGLYFSLILRPELDLADLPLITLAAGTSLCASIREIAALPVMMKWPNDLYLHERKLAGILTESGSIRRGRADFVVIGVGLNVSTTPEQFSLELRRKSISLVACSAGPASCPQVDILLPLLVKALHRASQRLGEDKEQLLAEWRAFDYLRGRQLHYVRHDKEIPATGIGLAEDGQYIILDCQGIEHRVTAGDLNSVRPVY; from the coding sequence ATGCTGGAACATCTTTATCATTATTTTCCGACCATTGATTCCACCAATACCCTTGCCGTTAACATGGCGGAACAGGGTGCGGAGCATGGCACTGTCGTTCATGCGGATAGGCAGACCGGTGGGAAAGGACGAGGCGGACGAGAATTCGAGTCTCCTGCTGGAGGTCTTTATTTTTCTCTGATTCTTCGCCCGGAGCTTGATCTCGCGGATCTGCCGCTTATTACTCTGGCTGCTGGAACAAGCCTTTGTGCAAGTATTCGGGAAATCGCAGCCCTGCCTGTCATGATGAAATGGCCTAATGATCTCTATCTGCACGAGCGAAAGCTTGCCGGGATTCTCACAGAATCAGGATCCATTCGCAGAGGGCGGGCAGACTTTGTTGTTATCGGGGTCGGGCTTAATGTGAGCACAACGCCGGAACAGTTTTCTCTGGAGCTGCGTCGGAAAAGTATTTCCCTGGTTGCTTGTTCTGCCGGGCCTGCTTCTTGTCCACAGGTGGACATTTTGCTTCCTTTGCTTGTAAAGGCGTTGCACAGGGCCAGCCAACGGCTGGGTGAAGATAAGGAGCAGTTGCTCGCCGAGTGGCGTGCATTTGATTATCTCCGAGGCAGGCAGTTGCACTATGTCCGGCATGACAAAGAAATTCCGGCAACCGGGATAGGCCTTGCCGAGGACGGACAATATATTATACTCGATTGCCAAGGGATTGAGCATCGGGTGACAGCCGGTGACTTGAATTCCGTCAGACCGGTATATTGA